TGCTTCTTAAACCTCATGCAAAGGCACTGATAGCATTAGGTCCTCAACTATCGAAACTCATCCCTGCCTTAACTTTCATGGAGATCTTTCCACTTTACTTCACCCCTCACTGAAGTCACGGACAGAATTATAAATTTGAGCATTTTTATCTTCAGAATCTCCTTCATCTGCTTTCTCATCGTCTTCCTCGATTATGTCATCATCTGATTGAATATATTGCAGCTTTAAGCGTCCGTCTTGCCTGCATGCATGCAGGAATTCCTGAATTGGATTTTTCACCTCCTTGAGAATAAATCTTCCATTTTTCCTGTAAGACTTAAAGCAAACCCAAGGTTTTCCAGTTCTCCCTATACAAGAAATTGGTGGAGGGAATTCTTCTCCAGTTATTCTTGATCTCTTACCTGATAGGTACTCATTCGAGAAGTGTCTTGTAATACTGCTTCTTGGCTTACTATACTTCCAGCCACTATTGTTAACAAAATCTTCTGTGTTATCACAGCTTTCAAAACCAAGACCTTCTGTGCATATTGATAGTCTCTCTGAATTCATAGAAGAAAAGCTACCACTGTTTTTATTATGTTTTCTTTGGGTTGGTGTATAGTTTTCCTCATTCTTTTCTTCTGAGTGTGAATTAGAATCTATTGAGAAGGGCGATGAGGTAGTTGAGTGAGGAAGAGAAGGTGAGACATGCTCTGTGTTTTCCTGGAAATGCAGTTCTCCAAAGAAATCTGTGAAAGAAGAAACTTCAAGAGGTTGGAGGTGTTTCCGTGGTGTAAAAGATTGTAGGAGATTACTCGGGCTCTCAGGGGATGGCGTATCAAATATGTGTTGAAGGCTTCCACATGCTGCCATGGCTTGCCTCTATATATCCTTTTCTTGGATTGTAAAGTGGACAAGCAAAAACAGGAGTTAGTGAAGATATAGATAGATAACtattcgagagagagagagagagataaaaggAGGTTACGGAGGAGAAAGACACGGGATTGGCATGAGACTGAGAGGATAGCTGGTAAAGTCAAGGGGAAGTTGCTATTTATTGGGTGTATTTTTTTTTATCATCTCTTGATCTTTGCTTTGGAGTGGAACACGGATGGGTGGTTTTTATGAGCTCCAACATCCATACGTGGACACAACAAGTCCTGTGTATTAAAAGCTACCATTTCTAATAAGATTCTTCTATTAAACTAACTTATAAATAGCAATTATAATTCATGACACAACAAGTCCTGTGTATTAAAAGCTACCATTTCTAATAACATTCTTTACCATGCGCTTATATTGTTTGTGCTCAACTTTACATTTCCCCCCTCGAATCAATAAATTAGTCTTGCCTAAACCAAGACAAACCAAACTATATGTAGTTGTTGATGTGTATTTTTAGACTACCCTTCGCAAGAAAGGGCAGTGACCCTAAATATCAATTTGGGGGTGAAAAATGATTTAATGTCACTTCTGGATATAATAACCTAAAATATCACTTCACCACATTATTTCGTTTCACGTTTTGTCGTAAGGATAGGTCGTCTAGCATTATGAGTTTTGCTATTTTTTTCCACCCAAGGCTAGATGAACCTCCATTTTAGTTATGTCGTTATTTTAGTTATGTcgtttttttctttttctttttctttttctcatGTTGAACGTAACTTTGAATAATGTTTAGCAtcatttgattttttttgttaaactggcttcttttattcaatttttaatattttaaaatttaaatggGAATTTTTGAACCTGAAATATTATAAAATGTTAAATTAGGCCAAGATTTAAAGAGAGTTTGGGCTTCTAGGGTTTAGGGTTTGGGCTTTTTAGGCGCTAAAACCTAAACACTAAATCAGtgtatattttattaatttttttttctaataaTTCTAAAATTTGAAAGGTGATTAGTAAatcctaaaatattaaaaattgttaaattaaatatttatttcattcaattttttaatatttctagaacttaaaagagaattattgatctaaaaaaataaaaaattattaaactATGGTACAtcattaaatttaaaaatattaactTAAATATGACTATTAAAAACATAATATTAATTAGTTTTTTCGACACCAAAACGACAACAATAAAAGgctaaaaaaacaaaaaaaacaaacaaTCAACTACACTACATAGTATAGTGTgttatatataataaataaaaaaaataaaaggtACAAACCGCTATACGAAATAGAGTTTTGACCTTTTTTCCAAACGCTACACGACGATAGCATGTCTTTAAGTGATATTTTGGGTCTTAatttttaaaagtgatttttagCCATTTTTTTTACTGAAATGGTGACATTTTGGTCAATTTTTTCGCAGGGAAAAACTAATATCAATACCAATCTCAAGTCTCTTATTTCTCACAATTCAGAAGTGTGAAAATAAATTTTGTGGACATGATTATCAACTAAATTAATctaataaagaaataaaaattatataatatacatGAGAAAAAAAATCCAAGAATTAGGATTTTTTAATAACTATCATAAATGTCTAATTTGTATTTCTTATTTTGCTAAAAATAATCCTTCTtatgattataaaatattttccAAAGATAGATTATAGTGTCTACACCTATTCCAAAAAACCTCTCCTATGGTCAAATCAAATACAAATATAGAATATTAAAAGTCAAGAATTATATGTTTCACAATTCTCATATTAATCTCCCCATCCAATATTTAAATTGTGtgtatcatatcatgtactataattaAAACTCCTCTACCGATTCGCTATAACTCTTATAGATACAATTAAAATTTCAATACTTCTTTAATTGTGTTAATTCCTCAATgacaaattaaaaattataagaAAATTACAATATAACTAAACAAATAAAACAAGCAAAAAATTACTATCCAACTCCTGAATTAAAAGATTAGTTAATCATAATAAAATAAACAAGATATAAATTTAGATTGCAAAATATGAGTTTAAGAATTAAAGTACAAAAAATATAACttagatttttttttttaaatttggaCGAATCCTTTACTTCTTCTTCTAACCCCCTCACAGTGCTTCTTTTCCTTCTCACATGGCTATCTAACTATTATGTTGTCTAAAACCTAATATGTAAAAGAGTGTGAGTACTTTTATCAAAACAAATTGGATTATGATGTAAAATTCGTAAGCTATATTCCAGGGATGCTTTTATAGAAATATTGATGTTGAAGCACTTATAAACTATTTTGAAACAAAGAAACAAACTTACACTAAAAAGAAACATCATACATCAAGGTCTCCAACAAGATAGAAGGAGAAGACAAGAATATGTTTTGACAATCTGGCAAACAAGGGAACCTAGCTGCTAAATGTGCTACTTTATTTGCCTGTCTTTTAACAAAAGAGATTGAAAGATCGCCCCTAGATTTAAAGTAAGCTCGACAATCCTCAAACAAATGACCCACTTCAAGAAAATTCTCGCTACCATTCTGAATAGCCTTCACAGAGACAAGAGAATCAGATTCTACCTCAACGTTCCTGTAATTCATATCCACAATCCACTTAAGCCCTTCTAAAATAGCAGTTGCCTTTGCCTCCAGGACATTCCCAGAACGAGCAATACACTTAACCTTTCCTGCAACAAACTGACCCATATGATCACGTAATATAAGCCCAATCGAAAAATCTGCAGCATTGACATGAACAGAAGCATCGACATTAAGTTTCAGGCGACCCACATCTGGAGGTTTCCACTTCTGTGGATAGTGACAGTCACTAGCAGACCCCATCTCCTGTCTACCCCTCCTATTGTTCATAGCGGTACTCCATTATGTAAAAAAATTATTGCTCCAATCCATAGCCAAAGCATGCCCAACGACCTTCTGCTCCCAGACCTTTTTATTACGGAAAAACCACACACCCCACATGACTTTAGCAATCCTCACCACCTCATCAATAGCAGCAGTATTAATTTTTTGAAGCAGCCAATCTGAAACATCTTCCACATTAGACATAACATACACCATACCAGTGTAATGCCAACATTGACGAGCAAACACGCAATCAAAAAATACATGACCCAGGTGCTCTATATCAATATCACACATCGGGCAGATAATAGGGACAACAACCCCTTTTAACCTTAAACGATTTCGAACTGGGACGTTATTGCGACAAAACCTCCACA
The sequence above is drawn from the Apium graveolens cultivar Ventura chromosome 2, ASM990537v1, whole genome shotgun sequence genome and encodes:
- the LOC141697194 gene encoding uncharacterized protein LOC141697194, with the translated sequence MNNRRGRQEMGSASDCHYPQKWKPPDVGRLKLNVDASVHVNAADFSIGLILRDHMGQFVAGKVKCIARSGNVLEAKATAILEGLKWIVDMNYRNVEVESDSLVSVKAIQNGSENFLEVGHLFEDCRAYFKSRGDLSISFVKRQANKVAHLAARFPCLPDCQNIFLSSPSILLETLMYDVSF